The following proteins come from a genomic window of Acidobacteriota bacterium:
- a CDS encoding polysaccharide deacetylase family protein, whose product MTMNSRLKLLLSNANITKLIATCRPARTIVLMYHDLRTDDDFENWLRVSNKDFDYQLMRLKQVGDFIGPDDLFSPSRDRRPRFLITFDDGYRNNIQLAAPILRKYNAPALFFISTRHMQEQLFFWPDVIVTPLQALQLDSLDLRNFDLGQFQFRPMGSPERWDDIQVLLVSLKNLGNTNNPTVAAVLRHMQKEYAEPLAKHLPRFRPINSSELKEMSREPLFHFGSHAHHHDILTFQKDGAVDANLKKSQSILEELTGRRIKHLAYPNGNCDARIIARAERIGYTRGYVVKTGIVNSKTSAMVLPRLGIGGIGHRSLPFFQLNRLLVEAILE is encoded by the coding sequence ATGACAATGAACTCGCGTCTGAAATTACTTCTAAGTAATGCAAATATCACAAAACTAATCGCCACCTGCCGACCGGCGCGCACGATCGTTCTGATGTATCACGATCTGCGAACAGATGATGATTTCGAAAACTGGCTACGAGTGTCCAACAAGGACTTCGATTATCAACTTATGCGTCTGAAGCAGGTAGGAGATTTTATCGGTCCGGATGATCTCTTTAGTCCTTCCAGAGATCGTCGCCCACGTTTTCTAATTACTTTTGACGACGGCTACCGCAATAACATTCAATTGGCGGCTCCGATCCTACGCAAATACAACGCACCCGCTCTTTTCTTTATTTCTACTAGACACATGCAGGAACAACTGTTCTTCTGGCCGGATGTCATCGTAACTCCGCTGCAGGCACTACAATTGGACAGTTTGGATTTGCGCAACTTCGATCTGGGCCAGTTTCAATTCCGACCTATGGGATCGCCCGAACGTTGGGATGATATCCAGGTATTGCTTGTCTCGCTCAAGAATCTAGGCAACACGAACAATCCCACAGTGGCCGCGGTTCTGCGGCATATGCAAAAAGAATATGCGGAGCCACTGGCTAAACATTTGCCTCGGTTCCGACCCATTAATTCTTCAGAGTTGAAGGAGATGTCTCGTGAGCCCCTTTTTCACTTTGGTTCCCATGCGCACCATCACGACATCCTGACCTTTCAGAAAGATGGCGCCGTGGATGCCAACCTGAAAAAATCACAGAGCATCCTGGAGGAGTTAACTGGTCGCCGGATAAAGCACCTTGCTTACCCGAACGGTAACTGTGACGCACGCATTATCGCCCGCGCGGAGAGGATTGGCTATACGCGCGGCTATGTAGTCAAAACCGGGATCGTCAACAGTAAGACATCTGCGATGGTCTTGCCGCGACTGGGTATCGGAGGCATCGGACATCGTTCTCTTCCATTCTTTCAACTGAACCGACTACTGGTAGAAGCGATATTAGAATGA
- a CDS encoding IS3 family transposase (programmed frameshift) — MTKETEKARKRYAAEQIITKLREAEIESGKRRSTPEVCKKLGISVRTFYRWRKEYGGLRVDQAKRLKQLEQENNRLKKIVADLFLDNSILKEVSFGKLLSPARRRRAFEHIRETLKVSERRACRVLGQARSTQRHREPLSGYEERLVQQMTELATKCGRYGYRRITGILRRAGWRVNHKRIERLWRREGLKVPKKQSKRRRLWLGDGSCILRRPEHRNHVWAYDFVTDRTRDGRPLKMLPIVDEYIRECLAVHVERRMRSIDVLQVLADLFIEHGAPRYIRSDNGPEFAAIKIRRWLERVDVETLFLAPGSPWENGYVESFNGKLRDELLDGEIFYTLQEAKVLTGRCRREYNTIRPHSSLGYRPPAPEAIRPIPPSFATLKSTKSASVVT; from the exons ATCACGAAGGAGACAGAAAAGGCACGAAAGCGGTACGCGGCTGAGCAGATCATCACGAAACTGCGCGAGGCGGAGATCGAATCAGGCAAGAGACGGAGCACACCGGAGGTGTGCAAAAAGCTCGGCATCAGCGTTCGGACGTTCTATCGCTGGCGAAAGGAATACGGCGGCCTGCGTGTCGATCAAGCCAAGCGTCTCAAACAGCTTGAGCAGGAAAACAATCGACTGAAGAAGATTGTTGCGGATCTCTTCCTGGACAATTCGATCCTCAAAGAGGTCAGCT TCGGGAAACTTCTAAGCCCGGCGAGACGTCGACGGGCATTCGAGCACATCCGCGAGACGCTCAAGGTATCAGAGCGTCGGGCCTGTCGGGTGCTGGGCCAAGCTCGATCGACACAGCGCCATCGTGAGCCGTTGTCGGGTTACGAGGAGCGGCTGGTTCAACAGATGACCGAGCTTGCCACGAAGTGCGGGCGTTACGGTTATCGCCGCATTACCGGAATACTGCGCCGAGCTGGCTGGCGAGTGAATCACAAGCGGATCGAGCGTCTTTGGAGACGAGAAGGACTAAAAGTGCCGAAGAAACAGTCGAAGCGGCGTCGACTGTGGCTGGGCGATGGATCTTGCATCCTGAGACGGCCGGAGCATCGCAATCATGTGTGGGCCTACGACTTCGTAACCGACCGGACACGGGATGGACGTCCACTGAAGATGCTGCCCATCGTTGATGAATACATAAGGGAATGCCTAGCAGTCCACGTCGAGCGGCGGATGCGATCGATCGATGTGCTGCAGGTATTGGCCGATCTGTTTATCGAGCATGGAGCACCGAGGTATATTCGATCCGACAACGGGCCTGAATTTGCAGCGATCAAGATTCGTCGATGGTTAGAGCGGGTCGATGTCGAGACGCTCTTCCTCGCACCGGGCAGTCCGTGGGAGAATGGCTACGTGGAATCGTTCAACGGCAAACTAAGGGACGAACTGCTTGACGGCGAGATCTTTTACACGCTGCAGGAAGCCAAGGTCCTCACCGGTCGATGCCGCAGGGAGTACAACACGATCAGACCGCATAGCTCGCTTGGATACAGACCGCCGGCACCAGAGGCGATCCGGCCGATTCCGCCGTCTTTCGCTACGCTCAAGTCGACGAAATCGGCGTCAGTAGTAACTTAG
- a CDS encoding glycosyltransferase produces MIWITWENQRRSVELASALGAKLFLLAQSSSDIPNRALRYTWLSLKTLRAIWSASPRLVFAQNPSLFLAALLCVTRKLLNFKLIVDRHSSFKFDKSGSFKWKLFHAVSWFTIRNADLTVVTNAFLAGVVRDNGGRPFVLQDKLPTLTTGRASKLPNLCNAVMICGFGEDEPVLEMIEAARNLPLGWHLSITGKPSAYIQAWLKENVLPEQVEFCGFLPERDYQTLLRSADLLITLTRNEHTLNCGAYEATTLGKPMVLSNTRAIREYFNKGAEYCNPNSDSISAALLRATQNKSRLADEATLLRSELNSSWLHKFADLVDTANALIAK; encoded by the coding sequence GTGATCTGGATCACGTGGGAGAATCAGCGTCGATCTGTAGAATTGGCGAGTGCGCTAGGAGCTAAATTATTTCTGCTTGCTCAGTCATCTTCGGATATTCCAAATCGTGCGCTACGCTACACTTGGTTATCACTTAAGACACTCAGAGCGATTTGGAGTGCGTCGCCGCGCCTTGTGTTCGCACAGAATCCGTCACTTTTCCTAGCCGCCCTACTTTGTGTTACTCGAAAACTGCTGAACTTTAAGTTAATTGTCGATCGGCATTCCAGCTTCAAGTTCGACAAGAGTGGCAGCTTTAAGTGGAAACTGTTTCACGCGGTTAGTTGGTTTACTATCAGAAATGCTGATTTGACGGTAGTTACGAACGCGTTTCTGGCGGGGGTCGTCCGGGACAACGGTGGTCGGCCATTTGTGCTTCAAGACAAACTTCCGACTCTCACCACGGGGCGAGCGAGCAAACTTCCCAACCTGTGCAATGCGGTGATGATTTGTGGATTCGGTGAAGACGAGCCAGTCTTGGAAATGATCGAGGCAGCCCGAAACCTTCCGTTGGGATGGCATCTGTCGATTACGGGAAAACCTAGTGCGTATATCCAAGCATGGCTGAAAGAGAATGTTCTTCCGGAACAAGTCGAATTCTGCGGATTCCTACCAGAAAGAGACTACCAAACGTTACTCCGCTCAGCGGATTTGCTTATTACACTGACTCGGAACGAACATACGCTGAACTGCGGCGCCTATGAGGCAACCACGTTGGGCAAGCCGATGGTTCTATCCAATACTCGCGCAATACGCGAATACTTCAACAAGGGCGCCGAATATTGCAATCCCAACAGCGATTCCATATCGGCCGCATTGCTAAGAGCGACCCAGAACAAATCCCGCCTGGCCGACGAAGCGACCTTACTACGATCCGAGTTGAACAGTTCGTGGCTGCATAAATTCGCCGACCTCGTCGATACCGCGAACGCATTAATTGCCAAGTAG
- a CDS encoding O-antigen ligase family protein, with product MTSEKLADYPPVPSWMVLSLSVYVAAWYLQIGTRWSILGAVRFEFILASLLIVATVFRWLGGAARGQSNQPLVAWTWILVVILGLHTIFSVDPDRSWFIFSERVLKLIFIAVFIATFVKSPRHLRWILGALLFAWLKLGQEGLMGHITGGLMWQNQGIMRLHGSTGMIAHPNSFSGWALGTLPFVIYLYPVVRSRGLRALLILQALLSIHVLIFTGSRTGYVGVVALMLIIVWHSPKRVRTFTAIAMVAVVAFFAIPKSYLERAASIVTLEEAEGNSSGARIQILKDAWVILQENPLGVGVAGFPKARFERFGRLQDTHNLYLEVATNIGIHGLIVFGMFVFSMLRSLRRTRLHAAELLGRINGSKRLKAAKLRAGDLTLIMATARAVEAFILIRLTLGLFGMDLYEIYWWLALGFAISLRSILFNAQRIEEYSPSFEKL from the coding sequence GTGACTTCGGAGAAGCTGGCAGACTACCCTCCGGTGCCCTCTTGGATGGTGTTGTCGTTAAGTGTTTACGTCGCAGCATGGTACCTACAGATTGGCACCAGGTGGTCCATTCTGGGTGCGGTCAGATTCGAATTTATACTGGCCTCGCTTCTAATTGTCGCAACTGTTTTCCGCTGGCTGGGCGGCGCCGCCAGAGGCCAAAGTAATCAACCTCTAGTCGCGTGGACATGGATACTCGTTGTCATCCTGGGGCTACATACCATCTTTTCGGTAGACCCTGACCGTTCGTGGTTCATCTTTTCGGAGCGCGTTCTCAAACTTATCTTCATCGCAGTGTTTATCGCGACGTTTGTAAAGAGTCCGCGCCATCTTCGCTGGATACTCGGTGCCCTGCTCTTTGCCTGGCTAAAGCTCGGGCAGGAGGGTTTGATGGGGCACATTACCGGTGGCCTGATGTGGCAGAACCAGGGAATCATGCGTCTTCACGGCTCGACCGGGATGATAGCCCACCCGAATTCATTTTCCGGTTGGGCGCTAGGCACATTACCGTTTGTTATCTACCTCTATCCGGTTGTGAGGTCGCGAGGACTCCGAGCACTGTTGATTCTCCAGGCGCTACTGTCGATTCACGTCTTAATTTTCACCGGTTCTCGCACAGGATATGTTGGTGTTGTTGCGCTAATGCTGATCATCGTTTGGCATAGCCCCAAACGGGTGCGAACGTTTACGGCAATTGCGATGGTCGCGGTTGTGGCTTTCTTTGCGATCCCCAAGAGCTACCTTGAGCGAGCCGCGTCAATCGTTACGCTGGAGGAGGCTGAAGGCAACTCCTCAGGTGCTCGCATCCAGATCCTCAAGGATGCCTGGGTGATTCTCCAGGAGAATCCACTTGGCGTCGGAGTTGCCGGATTCCCAAAAGCACGATTCGAGCGTTTCGGACGATTACAGGATACGCACAATCTCTACTTGGAAGTCGCGACAAATATTGGTATTCACGGCCTGATTGTTTTTGGAATGTTCGTATTCTCGATGTTACGAAGTCTGCGCCGCACGCGGTTGCATGCTGCCGAGTTGCTGGGAAGGATCAACGGCAGCAAAAGGCTGAAGGCAGCGAAGCTTCGCGCGGGCGATCTCACGTTGATCATGGCGACAGCTCGGGCCGTCGAGGCGTTCATACTAATCCGTTTGACACTCGGACTTTTTGGAATGGATCTCTATGAAATTTATTGGTGGCTAGCATTGGGATTCGCAATTTCGCTTCGTAGTATCTTATTCAACGCGCAACGAATCGAAGAATACTCTCCGTCGTTCGAGAAGTTGTAG
- a CDS encoding phenylacetate--CoA ligase family protein → MNIPSVIRRNILLPLQCLYSGSSRLSYLAELQSSQYLPTARLFELQSKRLSNLLNHLADNNEFYRCRFREYGVNVAGVDPLAELRKLAPLDKPTIRAAGDAILSDGYRKSDLMEFRTGGSTGEPLRLWITEDCSERRNACAWRHDQWSGWRVGEPLGALWGNAKPPAGLKQRLRAALLDPTVVLDTMRLSAQTTHEFATAWNRVQPTLLFGHAHSIYQLALELEALGLDTVTPKAIIATSMSLLEPERIVIERILGVPVTDRYGCEEVSLIGSECEIHDGMHLNVEHLIIEFLDDDGIPVEDGVSGRIVVTDLQNLAMPFVRYEVGDMGVPSSEACPCGRGLPMMEGLSGRIADFLFRTDGSKVAGISMIENTLTKFPGIRQMQIVQETVAEFRLRLVLDGDLDRSLEVQLTAVFVAAFGEGISVAFELTDRILPEASGKFRFSVCRVAQTYP, encoded by the coding sequence ATGAACATTCCGTCCGTCATTCGCCGCAACATCCTGTTGCCGCTTCAATGTCTTTACTCGGGAAGTTCTCGGTTGTCGTACCTTGCCGAATTGCAGTCCTCACAATATCTGCCTACTGCAAGACTGTTCGAGTTGCAGAGCAAACGCTTGTCGAATTTGTTGAACCATCTGGCCGATAACAACGAGTTTTATAGATGTCGCTTTCGTGAGTATGGCGTGAATGTCGCTGGCGTGGACCCTTTGGCAGAGTTACGTAAATTGGCTCCGTTGGACAAGCCGACGATTCGCGCGGCCGGAGATGCGATTCTTTCTGACGGTTATCGCAAGTCCGATCTGATGGAATTTCGAACCGGCGGCTCAACAGGGGAGCCGCTTCGGCTGTGGATCACCGAAGACTGTAGTGAGCGACGCAATGCTTGTGCTTGGCGCCATGATCAGTGGAGTGGTTGGCGAGTCGGCGAGCCCTTGGGTGCACTGTGGGGCAATGCGAAGCCGCCTGCCGGCCTCAAGCAGCGACTTCGAGCAGCGCTGCTGGATCCGACCGTTGTACTCGATACAATGCGACTATCCGCTCAAACCACACATGAATTTGCGACGGCATGGAACCGAGTGCAACCAACGCTGCTGTTCGGTCATGCTCATTCGATCTATCAATTGGCTCTGGAGCTTGAGGCGCTAGGCCTGGACACTGTCACACCGAAGGCGATCATCGCGACGTCGATGTCCTTGTTGGAGCCCGAGCGAATTGTGATCGAACGTATCCTGGGTGTCCCTGTTACCGATCGATACGGCTGTGAAGAAGTAAGTCTCATTGGGTCGGAATGCGAAATTCACGATGGCATGCACCTCAACGTCGAACACCTGATTATCGAGTTTCTTGATGACGACGGAATACCCGTCGAGGACGGAGTGTCGGGGCGGATAGTGGTAACTGACTTGCAAAACCTGGCCATGCCCTTCGTCCGTTATGAAGTCGGAGATATGGGTGTTCCTAGCAGTGAAGCATGTCCTTGTGGCAGAGGACTACCCATGATGGAAGGTCTATCGGGCCGCATCGCAGATTTCCTTTTCAGGACGGACGGTTCGAAGGTTGCAGGAATCTCGATGATCGAAAACACACTGACGAAGTTCCCGGGGATTCGTCAGATGCAAATCGTCCAGGAAACGGTAGCGGAATTTCGACTTCGGTTGGTTCTGGATGGCGACCTAGATCGCTCATTGGAAGTCCAACTAACCGCAGTCTTCGTTGCGGCATTTGGCGAAGGCATCTCTGTCGCTTTTGAACTGACAGATCGAATTCTACCCGAGGCGTCAGGTAAATTCAGATTCTCCGTATGTCGTGTCGCGCAAACATACCCATGA
- a CDS encoding glycosyltransferase, giving the protein MRVAFLVDTIGSDKGGTERQLLAILRRLDRRRFEPELIVMRSSPWMKANPLPCPVWVLNYRGFLSPSFPRVLLRYRHLLTSRRYAVVQTFLEESILLAGLAGVNLESAPALLSARRDTGMPGEHPWYHSLFRALRPIINRRFHAIVANGTQVKAYTVEEEQVDPSRVHVIPNGVDLPADSYPVPEPIRSGDEAIWIGAVANLKPVKRIDLLIDALQILGGRPNGRPVKLLILGDGRERARIENHIARAGLQDDVFMIGAVKDVKPYLAHLDIAVSSSDREGLSNAILEAMAAGLPVVTTDVGESRDLVKEDNGYLVPSGDASALADRIGRLIADSDLRRRMGQASRRRAQDEFSWSSALRRIEALLTETASP; this is encoded by the coding sequence ATGCGAGTCGCGTTTCTAGTCGATACCATCGGATCCGATAAGGGGGGGACCGAGCGTCAGTTACTGGCAATCCTGCGGCGACTGGATCGGCGTCGCTTCGAACCCGAATTGATCGTAATGCGTAGTTCGCCCTGGATGAAGGCGAATCCATTGCCTTGTCCAGTCTGGGTTCTCAATTACCGAGGATTCCTCAGCCCTTCATTTCCTCGAGTCTTGCTTCGCTATCGGCATTTATTGACATCACGCAGGTATGCCGTCGTGCAAACATTTCTGGAAGAGTCGATCCTGCTTGCGGGTCTTGCCGGAGTGAATCTGGAGTCCGCTCCGGCGCTGTTATCGGCCAGGCGCGATACCGGAATGCCGGGCGAACATCCGTGGTATCACTCACTGTTTAGAGCATTACGCCCGATTATCAACCGACGTTTCCATGCGATCGTTGCAAACGGCACACAAGTCAAGGCCTACACGGTCGAAGAGGAACAGGTTGATCCGTCCAGGGTTCATGTTATCCCCAACGGTGTCGACTTACCTGCGGACTCCTATCCCGTGCCCGAGCCTATCCGGAGTGGCGACGAGGCGATCTGGATCGGTGCCGTGGCCAATCTCAAACCTGTGAAGAGAATTGATTTACTGATCGACGCACTCCAGATCCTCGGGGGACGGCCCAACGGTCGACCCGTGAAACTATTGATTCTTGGAGATGGCAGGGAGCGAGCCCGGATCGAAAACCATATTGCCCGTGCCGGTTTGCAGGACGACGTATTCATGATCGGCGCCGTCAAGGACGTGAAGCCGTATCTGGCACACCTGGACATTGCAGTCTCGTCGTCCGATCGCGAGGGATTGTCGAATGCGATTCTTGAGGCGATGGCTGCGGGTCTTCCGGTTGTCACAACCGATGTGGGTGAGAGTAGGGACCTGGTCAAGGAAGACAACGGCTACCTGGTCCCTTCCGGCGATGCGAGCGCACTGGCGGATCGGATTGGACGGTTGATTGCGGATTCCGATCTGCGGCGTCGGATGGGGCAAGCCTCGCGCCGAAGGGCCCAGGACGAATTTAGCTGGTCATCGGCGCTACGGCGGATCGAGGCCTTACTTACAGAAACGGCCTCTCCATGA
- a CDS encoding glycosyltransferase, whose amino-acid sequence MSVVPSVSIVVTCYNYGRFLRGCLESVLAQTYRDYEVLVIDDGSTDDSVEIAREFVAGERIRLHERENGGQAKAKNDGIRLARGAYIAFLDADDYWESDKLQRQVELLEGGDAGVVFSRSRQVNEAGKPVGSSSNNKYLLPRRGDVTGSLIFDNFVPFSSSVVRRECFEQLGVFDENLAMAIDWDLWLRFSIRYKFDFVDAPLFSYRVGHAGQMSKNRERRQACCDRIMERFLSQHPGVVPPSVLRRAHAYTWANRGRYYERVDRTQAWRCHARSLRSRPFQFSAIKGLLRLAIRRLPRGHG is encoded by the coding sequence ATGAGCGTTGTGCCGTCCGTCAGTATTGTCGTTACCTGCTACAACTACGGCCGGTTTCTGAGGGGTTGCCTGGAGTCGGTGTTGGCACAGACCTACCGCGATTACGAAGTCCTTGTTATTGACGATGGATCCACGGACGACTCCGTTGAGATTGCGCGGGAGTTCGTGGCTGGGGAGCGCATCCGTCTCCACGAGCGGGAGAATGGTGGTCAGGCGAAGGCCAAGAATGACGGCATTCGTCTCGCAAGGGGTGCGTACATTGCGTTCCTCGATGCCGATGATTACTGGGAGTCAGACAAACTGCAACGTCAGGTCGAACTTCTAGAAGGTGGCGACGCCGGAGTCGTATTCAGCCGTTCGCGGCAAGTAAATGAGGCGGGTAAGCCCGTAGGTTCTTCATCGAATAACAAGTATCTTCTGCCTCGGCGAGGCGATGTTACGGGTTCCCTGATTTTTGATAATTTTGTCCCGTTTAGTTCATCGGTCGTGCGAAGGGAATGTTTCGAACAGTTAGGTGTGTTTGACGAGAACCTCGCCATGGCAATCGATTGGGACCTCTGGTTACGGTTTTCGATTCGTTACAAGTTCGATTTCGTCGATGCTCCGTTGTTCAGCTACCGCGTTGGCCACGCCGGGCAGATGTCAAAGAATCGTGAGCGTCGTCAGGCTTGCTGCGACCGAATTATGGAGCGGTTCCTCAGTCAACATCCGGGGGTCGTTCCCCCCTCGGTTTTGCGCAGAGCGCATGCCTATACCTGGGCGAACCGTGGACGTTACTACGAACGTGTCGATCGGACACAGGCGTGGCGTTGCCATGCTCGATCATTGCGCAGTCGTCCATTCCAATTCTCTGCGATAAAGGGTCTGCTGCGGCTCGCCATTCGGCGATTGCCACGGGGGCATGGGTAG
- a CDS encoding glycosyltransferase, producing the protein MKVLHIIDSGGLYGAEKMLIALTTGQVLADVQPCVCSIGLPGETEKPLERALRAAGIDVWPLRMRKGLNLVGGLALVREARNRGFDVLHTHGYKGNILLALLPRFLRGIPWVVTTHGWSHGAGSTRSRLYQWLDERAICVADRVVAVSESMLSLRPFARRGVMDRSTVITNAVSRPGTTGVVDKRIASFCEPSVTAAIVGRLDPVKGHSQLLQAMVGVRLRLLVLGDGPLMEALQEQCRMLNIEDRVMFAGFRDDVADCFAAVQFLVMPSLSEGLPITLLEAIGVGLPIVATRVGGVPTVVENTHAGLLVPRGDVEALAAALARMTDDEGLRSKHRDAMAMNSAALFDTELMVRSYLGVYSRAAA; encoded by the coding sequence ATGAAAGTTCTCCATATCATCGACAGCGGCGGTTTGTATGGTGCCGAGAAGATGCTGATCGCCTTGACGACGGGGCAGGTTCTCGCGGACGTACAACCGTGCGTTTGTAGCATTGGCCTACCGGGAGAAACGGAGAAGCCCCTCGAGCGCGCGCTGCGTGCAGCGGGAATTGATGTCTGGCCCTTGCGAATGCGGAAGGGCCTAAATCTTGTGGGGGGCTTGGCACTCGTACGTGAGGCGCGAAATCGTGGATTTGACGTACTGCACACTCACGGCTACAAGGGCAATATCTTGCTCGCATTATTGCCGCGATTTCTGCGGGGAATTCCGTGGGTGGTGACGACCCATGGTTGGTCGCATGGGGCGGGATCGACCCGATCCCGGCTTTATCAATGGCTGGATGAAAGAGCGATTTGTGTGGCGGATCGTGTGGTCGCCGTCTCGGAATCAATGTTGTCGCTTAGGCCGTTTGCGCGTCGTGGAGTCATGGATCGCTCCACCGTGATCACGAACGCCGTGTCGCGTCCCGGGACAACCGGGGTTGTCGATAAACGGATCGCGAGTTTTTGTGAGCCCTCGGTCACGGCGGCAATCGTCGGTCGGTTGGATCCTGTCAAGGGACATTCACAGTTGTTGCAGGCGATGGTCGGCGTACGATTGCGTCTACTGGTGCTCGGGGACGGACCACTCATGGAAGCACTCCAGGAGCAGTGCCGGATGCTCAACATCGAGGATCGAGTGATGTTTGCCGGATTCCGTGACGACGTCGCCGATTGCTTCGCGGCTGTCCAATTTCTCGTGATGCCCTCGTTGAGTGAGGGTCTGCCGATCACGCTTCTCGAAGCCATCGGAGTGGGACTGCCGATCGTGGCTACCCGTGTGGGCGGTGTGCCGACTGTGGTTGAGAATACGCACGCGGGGCTCCTGGTGCCGCGGGGGGATGTGGAGGCCCTGGCCGCCGCACTTGCTCGCATGACCGACGATGAAGGACTGCGCAGCAAGCATCGTGACGCAATGGCCATGAATTCTGCGGCACTATTCGACACCGAATTGATGGTTCGAAGTTATCTGGGCGTTTATTCCAGGGCCGCCGCATGA
- a CDS encoding glycosyltransferase family 2 protein — MLTLSVIGLVYIYAGYPLLVALIARCRPRPVRKGDRLPDVTILIAAHNEAESIEATIRNKLELDYPPEKLQVRVISDGSTDGTDEIVRGLSSSRVRLIRQESRGGKTLALNRGIVETDSEIVVFADANSLHAPDALRALVANFVDPEVGYVTGKMIYTDESGSPVGDGCSAYMRYENLLRRLETQAGSIVGVDGGVDAIRRGLYEPMREDQLPDFVLPLKVTAAGYRVVFEPEALLREPSLDRAGDEYRMRVRVSLRALWALHDMRRLLNPFRHGLFAWQLFSHKVLRYAAFLFLSVALLANSMLWDAGLFWRVVLVAQIAAYVAALCSWLLERIGKRIRLFYLPHYFTLINLAAAHAFFKYLLGRKQVLWTPRKG, encoded by the coding sequence TTGTTAACGTTAAGCGTAATCGGATTGGTCTACATCTACGCGGGCTATCCGCTCCTTGTCGCGCTGATTGCTCGTTGTCGCCCAAGGCCAGTCCGAAAGGGTGATCGACTGCCCGATGTCACGATCCTGATCGCTGCCCACAATGAGGCCGAGTCGATCGAGGCGACGATTCGCAATAAGTTGGAGCTCGATTACCCGCCAGAAAAGTTGCAGGTGCGAGTGATTTCAGATGGCTCCACGGATGGTACCGATGAAATCGTTCGCGGCCTGTCGTCGTCGCGGGTAAGGCTAATCCGGCAAGAGTCACGTGGCGGAAAGACCCTGGCCCTCAACCGCGGCATCGTAGAGACCGATTCCGAAATTGTCGTGTTTGCCGATGCAAATTCGCTTCACGCACCCGATGCACTGCGCGCGCTCGTCGCCAACTTCGTCGATCCTGAAGTCGGCTACGTAACGGGAAAAATGATCTATACCGACGAAAGCGGCAGTCCTGTTGGTGACGGCTGCAGCGCCTACATGCGATATGAGAACCTACTCCGTAGACTCGAAACACAGGCGGGTTCGATAGTTGGCGTCGACGGCGGTGTCGATGCCATCCGACGTGGCTTGTACGAACCCATGCGCGAGGACCAACTCCCTGATTTCGTCCTTCCGCTGAAAGTCACGGCGGCCGGCTACCGAGTCGTATTTGAGCCCGAGGCACTGCTTCGAGAGCCTAGCCTCGATCGCGCAGGTGACGAATACCGAATGCGAGTACGGGTTTCTCTGCGAGCATTGTGGGCACTCCACGACATGCGGCGATTGCTCAATCCGTTCCGCCACGGCCTGTTTGCCTGGCAGTTGTTCTCTCACAAGGTGTTGCGCTACGCCGCGTTTCTGTTCCTGAGTGTCGCGCTTCTCGCGAACAGCATGCTGTGGGACGCAGGACTGTTCTGGCGCGTCGTGTTGGTCGCACAGATTGCAGCATACGTCGCGGCCCTTTGCTCCTGGCTGCTAGAGCGGATCGGTAAGCGGATTCGTCTGTTTTACTTGCCGCACTACTTCACCCTGATAAACCTGGCAGCGGCCCACGCCTTCTTCAAGTATCTGCTGGGGCGAAAGCAAGTGCTGTGGACGCCGAGAAAAGGATGA